The following nucleotide sequence is from Actinomycetota bacterium.
GAGTTCGTCAGCCGCCTTGGGGAACCACAGAATCGCGCACGCAAGAGGCGTGAGTACCGCAACAATCGTGACGACCGCTGCTATCGGCTGATTGAAGCTGAAACTGGCCCCGCCGATGTGATCGCGCAATCCGTCAGCCGCAAGTGCAGCAGCGAGCACTAGGCCCGCACCCCACACCAAGGTTGCCGGCCCGGGCCAGGGCCTGATCGCATCAGTCGCACCGGGAGGCGTCACCATCACAATCGTCTGCAGCATCGCGAACGCCAGACCAAGCAGCCCAAGCCCAATGGCCATCACAATTGGCATGAGTCGATCTCGTCGCAACAAGGCCAGTAATCCAGCCACAACGAGTCCAGCTGTGATCCAGATCGGCGTCATCCCCGGCCCGCCTGGGTGAATCAGCAGCACGGCCGATGGAGACAGGTCCTGATCGCTCAGATTGTTTTCGCCCGAGGCAGTCAGGAAACGCACAGGCTGCACGAACCACTGCAGGCTCCACGGCGCAAGCAGCACAACTGGAGCAAGAATGGCGATGGCCAGGCGCTGCACGAGCGGCTTTGCAGCGACTCGATCCTTACGCCAACTCAGCAGGCCGAATGCGACAGCGAAAATCACAGCAATGAGCCAGAAGAACGGCACCGCGCAAATCAGCACAGCAAGCAACAGGGCGGTTCCGGCCGCACGACGCAGGGTTGCGTGACCTGTGCCCAGACGCACGCATGATCGAACGGCAAAGGGGAAGGCGATGACGGCAATGACGGTGCCTAGACGCCCGGCAGTCATCGCGCCCGTCACGGGCGGTAGCACGGCGTACATCGCTGCAGCCCAGATGCGAACTGGCTTGCTCCTGATGACATTGCGCAAGCAGAAGTACGCGGCCCAGCCCGCAAAGGCCATTGCCAGCAGCACGACGAGCTGCACTGCAAGCGCGCTCTTGCCCAGCAGCGCTGCTCCTGAGGCAAAGACCATGAGGAGATATGGCGGAGCTGGCGCGATAGATCCTGGGCCGATGTCATGCCAGCCCTGTGTGTACATCGCCCAAAGGTCTGCCGCGCCATCTGGCGTGGGCAGGAGCGCGCCCCCTTGCAGCACTCCATCGCCCCACCAAAGATCACGCGTGGCGATCATTGAGAACAGGGCCAGAGCAAGGACTAGGACCACACTGGGTCGCACGAGCAATCGTCGGGCCAGTCCTGAGCCAGAGACGTCCAGGAAGTCCGAGGCGTCATCGCCTGGTCCGGTTTCGACAATGCTCGCCGCGCCACCAGATGATGCCCCGCTTGTCGAGGCGATGCCGAGCAGGGCTTCCCAGGCCTGTCGCGCCTGCCAGGCAAGACTTGGACGCAGTCGGTAGACAACCGAGACCGGCTCGATTGAGGTCTTGTGGATCCGATGGCGCGAATCTGCGAGATGTCTGGGGTGTCGGACGATATGCAGCACGGCTTGCACTTCGTCACCAGCAGCCGTGAGGTCTTTGCCAAGGAGAAAGACGAGCGCGCGAACAGCGCTATTGAGCAATAGCCGCAGAGCAATGAACGGGCTGGCCCAAGCTCGGCTTTGCGCAAGCAGCACGTGGACAGCTGCCTCGCGATCTGCACGATGATGGTGCTTGGCAAGATCGGCCACTCGGCGACCATGAGCTGAGGCCTCACGGTGATGGAGCACCGCATCGGTGACCACGATGACACGCTCACCAGCGCGGTGCACTCGCCAGCAGAAGTCCAAGTCGTCTCGAAAGAGCGGAAGCTGCGGATCAAATCCGTTGAGCCGCTCCCACACATCTCGACGGATCAACATGCCTGCGGAACTCACCGCGAGAACATCGCGCACTCCGTCGTGCTGGCCCTGATCGTGCTCGCGCCGCTCCAGGCCCGTGAAGCGACGTCCGGCGCCAGTGACGCTGAACCCAGCCTCCAGCAGCAGTCGCTGGTCATGCCAGCCCAGAATTTTTGGACCAAGGACTGCCACATCAGGCTGGTCGTCGGCGGCTTCAAGCAGCGCCGCCAGACAGGAGGTGTCCGGCGCACTGTCATCGTGCAGCAGCCAGATCCACGTGATGAGCTCACCCGCGTCCGGCGAGGCCTCCACCCTGACCTGGCCCACATGCTCCAGACCAGCAGCCACCGCCTGCCCGAATCCGGCGTTGCGGTCAGCTGTGATGACTCGGTCAAAGCCCAAGGAGGTGCGCAGCATGGCCGGGCTTTGGTCGTTGGAATCGGTGTCAACGCCCACGAAGGCATTTGGCTGACGGATCTGATTGGCCAAAGTGGTCAGGACTGCCGGCAGCCAGGTGTCACCGTCGTGGCTGACCAGAACTGCGGTGACGTGGTGGTGGCGCCTTTGTCTGGCGGGACCTTGATCTTCATCAGTCTCGCTGAACCACTCAGACCAGGCCAAATCCTCGATTGCGGTTTGCTCGCTTGCCGCACCTGCATCGGTGGATTCGAATTCAGCGGGAGCTATCTCGACAGTCGCTTGGAGCTCTCGCTCTTCAAATTCGGACTGCACCCGATCAC
It contains:
- a CDS encoding glycosyltransferase, with protein sequence MQSEFEERELQATVEIAPAEFESTDAGAASEQTAIEDLAWSEWFSETDEDQGPARQRRHHHVTAVLVSHDGDTWLPAVLTTLANQIRQPNAFVGVDTDSNDQSPAMLRTSLGFDRVITADRNAGFGQAVAAGLEHVGQVRVEASPDAGELITWIWLLHDDSAPDTSCLAALLEAADDQPDVAVLGPKILGWHDQRLLLEAGFSVTGAGRRFTGLERREHDQGQHDGVRDVLAVSSAGMLIRRDVWERLNGFDPQLPLFRDDLDFCWRVHRAGERVIVVTDAVLHHREASAHGRRVADLAKHHHRADREAAVHVLLAQSRAWASPFIALRLLLNSAVRALVFLLGKDLTAAGDEVQAVLHIVRHPRHLADSRHRIHKTSIEPVSVVYRLRPSLAWQARQAWEALLGIASTSGASSGGAASIVETGPGDDASDFLDVSGSGLARRLLVRPSVVLVLALALFSMIATRDLWWGDGVLQGGALLPTPDGAADLWAMYTQGWHDIGPGSIAPAPPYLLMVFASGAALLGKSALAVQLVVLLAMAFAGWAAYFCLRNVIRSKPVRIWAAAMYAVLPPVTGAMTAGRLGTVIAVIAFPFAVRSCVRLGTGHATLRRAAGTALLLAVLICAVPFFWLIAVIFAVAFGLLSWRKDRVAAKPLVQRLAIAILAPVVLLAPWSLQWFVQPVRFLTASGENNLSDQDLSPSAVLLIHPGGPGMTPIWITAGLVVAGLLALLRRDRLMPIVMAIGLGLLGLAFAMLQTIVMVTPPGATDAIRPWPGPATLVWGAGLVLAAALAADGLRDHIGGASFSFNQPIAAVVTIVAVLTPLACAILWFPKAADELHKSSPSAVPAFVAADSLSPAAPRTLMLRADRAGRVLYTMLNGPGPVLGDADMAPPGEVWEPIDAEVAALASGRGGNEIEVLSGYGVRYVLLAKGTSADLIPILDGEPGLRRLSSANGEVLWGIDGVTSRARLLTDGKASELNVVGGEPARLAAVGVGTDPYLAQTLEAAGVDRQLVVGALANGGWKAVVIDPKTGDETGLEAVTPAGTLAWSQAFTVPAGATQVEVRFDAWTRTLWMWMQLIVLIVLVVLALPTRRLDESDPDLDGFGFDVQAVSHEHRTS